The following coding sequences lie in one Stigmatopora nigra isolate UIUO_SnigA chromosome 4, RoL_Snig_1.1, whole genome shotgun sequence genomic window:
- the LOC144195374 gene encoding transducin-like enhancer protein 1, with protein sequence MFPQGRHPTSHQAPGQPFKFTIPESLDRIKEEFQFLQAQYHSLKLECEKLAGEKTEMQRHYVMYYEMSYGLNIEMHKQTEIAKRLNTICAQVIPFLSQEHQQQVVQAVERAKQVTMAELNAVIGVRGLPGLPPTQHLPHNHGAPVPLTPHPAGLHPSQLGGSASLLALSGALGAMPPHLAGKEAADKKTHLSGPDLHPGGPDHLRDREPGTSNSLLPESLRNSDKRRNGPDFSNDNKKRKAEDKDSSHYDSDGEKSDDNLVVDVSNEEQASPRSTPIPSPRENGLDKARLLKKDPSSPASTASSASSSSLKSKEMAMRDKAGTPGLKSSTPTPRGDSTPGPSATPGVRPSLSKPPSMEIPHPPSAGLRTPLAVPGPYPGAFSMLPHAAGMNGELAGAASAAAYAAGLHNISPQMSAAAAAAAVAAYGRSPMVGFDPHPHMRVPGMPPSLAGIPGGKPAYSFHVAADGQMQPVPFPPDALVGPGIPRHARQINTLNHGEVVCAVTISNPTRHVYTGGKGCVKVWDISHPGNKSPVSQLDCLNRDNYIRSCRLLPDGRTLIVGGEASTLSIWDLATPTPRIKAELTSSAPACYALAISPDSKVCFSCCSDGNIAVWDLHNQTLVRQFQGHTDGASCIDISNDGTKLWTGGLDNTVRSWDLREGRQLQQHDFTSQIFSLGYCPTGEWLAVGMESSNVEVLHVTKPDKYQLHLHESCVLSLQFAYCGKWFVSTGKDNLLNAWRTPYGASIFQSKESSSVLSCDISADDKYIVTGSGDKKATVYEVIY encoded by the exons ATGTTCCCCCAGGGGCGGCACCCG ACTTCCCATCAGGCTCCCGGTCAGCCATTCAAGTTTACTATCCCAGAATCCCTGGATCGCATCAAGGAGGAATTCCAGTTCCTGCAGGCCCAGTACCACAG TCTCAAGTTGGAATGTGAAAAGTTGGCTGGTGAAAAGACAGAGATGCAGAGACACTATGTCATG tattacGAGATGTCTTATGGCCTCAACATTGAAATGCACAAACAG ACCGAGATTGCCAAGAGACTCAACACCATCTGCGCTCAAGTCATCCCTTTCCTCTCGCAGGAG CATCAGCAGCAGGTGGTTCAAGCAGTGGAGCGGGCCAAGCAAGTGACCATGGCTGAGCTTAATGCTGTCATCGGGGTACGCGGACTGCCCGGCCTTCCACCTACG CAACATCTCCCGCACAACCACGGCGCCCCTGTGCCCCTTACACCTCACCCAGCTGGCCTGCACCCTTCACAGCTGGGCGGTTCGGCCAGCCTGCTGGCACTCTCGGGAGCCCTTGGTGCCATGCCTCCCCATCTGGCGGGCAAAGAAGCAGCtgataaaaaaacacaccttTCAGGGCCTGATTTGCACCCAGGAGGACCCGATCACTTGAGAG ATCGGGAACCAGGCACA AGTAACTCGCTGCTACCCGAAAGCCTCCGTAACTCAGACAAACGACGGAATGGACCTGACTTTTCAAATGACAACAAGAAGCGCAAAGCGGAAGACAAAGACTCCAGCCACTAT GATAGCGACGGGGAGAAAAGTGATGATAATTTAGTGGTGGATGTCTCAAACGAG GAGCAAGCCTCCCCCCGCAGCACACCCATACCATCCCCGAGAGAGAATGGCTTGGATAAAGCACGCCTCCTCAAAAAGGACCCCTCCAGTCCCGCTTCCACTGCATCGTCGGCTAGCTCTTCCTCCCTCAAATCCAAAGAAATGGCAATG CGAGACAAAGCGGGCACCCCGGGGCTCAAGTCCAGCACACCCACGCCAAGAGGGGATTCCACCCCAGGACCAAGTGCCACACCTGGTGTACGGCCCAGCCTATCAAAACCACCCTCCATGGAGATCCCACACCCTCCTT CTGCTGGTCTCAGGACTCCTCTTGCTGTGCCTGGCCCATACCCAGGCGCATTCAGCATGTTGCCCCATGCCGCAGGGATGAATGGCGAGCTCGCGGGGGCGGCCAGCGCTGCTGCCTATGCTGCTGGCCTGCACAACATTTCGCCTCAGATGagtgctgctgctgccgccgccgcaGTGGCGGCCTACGGACGTTCGCCAATG GTCGGCTTTGATCCGCACCCTCACATGCGGGTTCCTGGAATGCCTCCCAGTCTGGCAGGAATCCCCGGTGGCAAACC GGCCTATTCCTTCCATGTTGCGGCCGATGGACAAATGCAGCCAGTGCCATTTCCTCCAGATGCCCTGGTGGGCCCGGGTATCCCACGCCATGCCCGCCAGATCAACACGCTCAACCACGGCGAGGTAGTCTGCGCCGTTACCATCAGCAACCCCACACGGCACGTCTACACGGGTGGAAAGGGCTGCGTCAAGGTGTGGGACATCAGTCACCCTGGCAACAAGAGTCCTGTGTCGCAGCTTGACTGTTTG AACCGAGACAACTACATCCGCTCCTGCCGCCTCCTCCCTGATGGACGCACGCTGATTGTGGGTGGCGAGGCGAGCACCCTTTCCATCTGGGATTTGGCCACGCCCACTCCCAGAATCAAGGCCGAGCTGACATCATCAGCGCCGGCCTGCTACGCTTTGGCCATCAGCCCGGATTCAAAGGTGTGCTTCTCATGCTGCAGTGATGGCAACATTGCTGTGTGGGATTTGCACAACCAGACACTGGTCAG GCAGTTCCAGGGCCACACAGATGGAGCCAGCTGTATTGACATTTCCAATGATGGCACCAAACTGTGGACCGGAGGACTGGATAACACCGTCCGGTCCTGGGATCTGCGAGAGGGACGTCAATTGCAGCAGCACGACTTCACGTCGCAG ATCTTCTCTCTCGGCTACTGTCCAACAGGGGAGTGGCTGGCAGTGGGCATGGAAAGCAGTAATGTAGAGGTCCTTCATGTGACCAAACCGGACAAATATCAGCTCCATCTGCATGAGAGTTGCGTGCTCTCCTTGCAGTTCGCTTATTGTG GTAAATGGTTCGTGAGCACTGGGAAAGACAACTTACTAAATGCATGGAGAACTCCTTATGGTGCCAGCATATTCCAG TCTAAAGAATCCTCTTCGGTGCTCAGCTGTGACATATCTGCAGACGACAAGTACATCGTCACCGGTTCCGGAGATAAGAAGGCCACCGTCTATGAGGTCATATATTAA